A single Oncorhynchus tshawytscha isolate Ot180627B linkage group LG01, Otsh_v2.0, whole genome shotgun sequence DNA region contains:
- the LOC112214177 gene encoding forkhead box protein B1-like: MPRPGRNTYSDQKPPYSYISLTAMAIQSCPEKMLPLSEIYKFIMDRFPYYRENTQRWQNSLRHNLSFNDCFIKIPRRPDQPGKGSFWALHPSCGDMFENGSFLRRRKRFKVMMIMAAQEHLAQPKLSDAAHYLQQQAKLRLSALAAIGTHLPRISSYNLGVSQPSTFKHPFAIENIIAREFKVPGSQSMSAGYRMHNQLTAAWPHMYNTMVDSVSPISMRGDYGAFSMPLKSGCHGGQTLPAIPVPIKPTPTPVSLRGGLTPHIPAFLSNSYQSLSPTSPQAATSRCSPSTPGQTHTNPTVQSVVVH, translated from the coding sequence ATGCCCCGACCAGGGAGGAACACGTACAGCGACCAGAAACCTCCCTATTCCTACATCTCCCTCACCGCCATGGCCATCCAGTCCTGCCCGGAGAAGATGCTCCCTCTCAGCGAGATCTACAAGTTCATCATGGACAGGTTCCCTTACTACAGAGAGAACACCCAGCGATGGCAGAACTCCTTACGGCACAACCTGTCCTTCAACGACTGTTTCATCAAGATCCCGCGGCGTCCGGACCAGCCCGGGAAGGGTAGCTTCTGGGCTCTGCACCCCAGCTGCGGGGACATGTTCGAGAACGGGAGTTTCTTGCGGCGCCGAAAACGGTTCAAGGTGATGATGATCATGGCGGCGCAGGAGCACCTGGCTCAGCCCAAGCTGTCTGACGCGGCCCATTACCTCCAACAGCAGGCTAAGCTCAGGCTTAGCGCCCTGGCTGCCATCGGCACACACCTCCCTCGGATCTCCAGCTATAACTTGGGAGTGTCGCAGCCATCAACTTTTAAACACCCATTTGCTATAGAGAACATCATCGCCAGAGAGTTTAAGGTGCCTGGGAGTCAGTCCATGTCTGCAGGCTACCGGATGCACAACCAGCTGACTGCGGCCTGGCCTCACATGTACAACACTATGGTGGACTCTGTTTCTCCTATCTCTATGCGCGGTGACTATGGGGCCTTCAGCATGCCCCTTAAATCAGGGTGTCACGGAGGACAGACCCTACCGGCCATCCCAGTGCCCATCAAACCCACCCCTACCCCGGTGTCTCTCCGGGGGGGGCTGACGCCCCACATCCCCGCCTTCCTCTCCAACTCTTACCAGTCTCTGAGCCCCACTTCCCCGCAGGCAGCCACCAGCAGATGCAGCCCCTCCACTCCCGGGCAGACTCACACCAACCCCACAGTGCAGTCCGTGGTGGTGCATTGA